A single region of the Salicibibacter cibi genome encodes:
- a CDS encoding YlmC/YmxH family sporulation protein — protein MRLSEMSAKEIVDFEQGERLGVPGRLDARVNASTGEIEAFLFPTTRWSPFRKNEETLEIRWHHIHTIGEDMIIVNRSV, from the coding sequence ATGCGATTAAGCGAAATGAGCGCAAAAGAAATTGTTGACTTTGAACAAGGCGAGCGTCTCGGTGTTCCCGGGCGCTTAGATGCCCGTGTCAATGCTTCGACCGGTGAAATTGAAGCTTTCTTGTTTCCGACAACGAGATGGAGTCCTTTCCGAAAAAATGAAGAAACGCTCGAGATTCGCTGGCACCATATTCATACGATTGGTGAAGATATGATTATCGTCAATCGCTCCGTTTGA